The following coding sequences are from one Nonlabens arenilitoris window:
- a CDS encoding protease complex subunit PrcB family protein has protein sequence MKNYTKTFSLLLLVISSIALTSCKGKKMDTPEKTFGLTSYYDVLLEGNNSNHESQETIVVNSEEGLQELMAQINSTRKPGLKIPSVNFKKETLIFAYGGQKSTGGFSVDVTEVRNEKNLLHFNFELIKGEGDIATMSITTPFKVIKVKHDDKKITASI, from the coding sequence ATGAAAAATTATACCAAGACGTTCTCGCTACTGCTTCTAGTCATAAGTAGTATAGCTTTAACTAGTTGTAAAGGAAAGAAAATGGATACACCAGAGAAAACATTTGGCCTAACGTCTTATTATGATGTTTTGCTAGAAGGTAATAATAGTAACCATGAATCTCAAGAGACCATCGTTGTCAACTCAGAAGAAGGCTTGCAAGAGTTAATGGCACAAATTAATAGTACTCGTAAGCCAGGTTTAAAAATTCCTAGCGTTAATTTTAAAAAAGAAACATTAATATTTGCTTATGGTGGACAGAAATCAACAGGTGGATTCTCTGTAGATGTTACCGAGGTGCGTAATGAGAAGAATTTATTACATTTTAATTTTGAACTTATCAAGGGCGAAGGAGATATCGCAACTATGAGTATAACAACACCGTTTAAGGTTATAAAGGTAAAACATGATGATAAAAAAATAACGGCTTCTATTTAA
- a CDS encoding threonine aldolase family protein produces MIIDLRSDTVTKPTPDMKQAIMKAEVGDDVYKEDPTVNELEQRVAKMFGMDTALYFPTGSMANQAAIKLHTQPGEQLICDKYAHVYNYEGGGVSFNSGVSCKLVDGHRGMITAQQVVDHINPPDFYHSPLTTLVCLENTTNKGGGACYTIDTFKEIKVVTDKHQLGLHLDGARLWNALVATGQDPKEYGQIFDTISVCLSKGLGAPMGTVLIGNSSIMKNAIRVRKILGGGMRQVGYMAAAGLYALDHHFPLLKEDHKRALELAKTLSELSVVTKVEPVETNIVIFNVSDENSFTNYLDNHNIIYSDMGQGKLRFVTHYDYTNEMHEQMLGVLRKF; encoded by the coding sequence ATGATAATAGATTTAAGAAGTGATACAGTAACAAAACCTACACCAGACATGAAGCAAGCCATTATGAAAGCTGAGGTAGGAGATGATGTCTATAAAGAAGATCCAACGGTAAATGAGTTAGAACAACGAGTGGCCAAAATGTTTGGCATGGATACAGCGCTATATTTCCCCACTGGTAGTATGGCAAATCAAGCCGCAATTAAGTTACATACCCAGCCAGGTGAACAATTGATCTGTGATAAATATGCACACGTCTATAATTATGAAGGTGGTGGAGTTTCTTTTAATAGTGGAGTTTCATGCAAGTTAGTAGACGGCCATCGAGGTATGATTACCGCACAACAGGTAGTAGATCATATTAATCCTCCAGATTTCTATCACAGTCCGCTTACTACATTAGTATGTCTAGAGAATACAACTAATAAAGGTGGTGGTGCATGCTATACCATTGATACTTTTAAAGAGATTAAAGTTGTAACTGATAAGCATCAACTAGGTTTACATCTGGATGGTGCGCGCTTATGGAACGCATTGGTCGCGACGGGTCAAGATCCTAAAGAATACGGGCAAATCTTTGATACGATATCTGTATGCTTATCTAAAGGTTTAGGCGCGCCTATGGGAACTGTACTTATAGGTAATTCTAGTATTATGAAGAATGCTATACGTGTTCGTAAAATTCTGGGTGGTGGAATGAGGCAAGTAGGATATATGGCTGCCGCAGGATTATATGCATTAGATCATCATTTTCCATTGCTAAAAGAAGATCATAAAAGAGCGCTAGAACTAGCCAAAACTTTAAGTGAACTATCAGTTGTTACTAAGGTAGAGCCAGTTGAGACTAATATTGTAATATTTAATGTAAGTGATGAAAATTCTTTTACAAACTACCTAGATAATCATAACATTATTTATAGTGATATGGGTCAAGGAAAACTGAGATTTGTCACTCATTATGACTATACAAATGAAATGCATGAACAAATGTTGGGCGTTTTAAGAAAATTTTAA
- the bshA gene encoding N-acetyl-alpha-D-glucosaminyl L-malate synthase BshA, with protein sequence MKIAIVCYPTYGGSGVVATMLGTALAQRGHEIHFVTYKQPVRLELLAKNIFFHEVNVEEYPLFHYQPYDLALSSKLVNVVQEHDIELLHVHYAIPHAYAGYMAQQMLKDLGIKLPMVTTLHGTDITLVGNHPVYKPSVTFSINNSDVVTSVSDSLKRDTLELFDITKHIDVVPNFIDMSNYKTEFTDCDRTVMAFPEERIITHVSNMRPVKRIMDVVKIFEKIQEKIPAILIMVGDGPERFEAEEYAKSKKLQLQIKWVGNSTEIDRILCFTDLFLLPSEKESFGLAALEAMANKTPVISSNTGGLPEVNEDGVTGFTSNVGDVDQMAQRAIHILEDDARLLEFKNNAFAKAKEFDIQLIIPQYEKLYQDVLATASSHK encoded by the coding sequence ATGAAAATTGCAATTGTATGTTATCCTACCTATGGTGGTAGTGGAGTAGTAGCGACCATGTTAGGTACTGCTCTTGCTCAACGTGGTCACGAGATTCATTTTGTAACCTATAAACAACCAGTACGATTAGAATTACTTGCAAAAAATATTTTCTTTCATGAGGTGAATGTTGAAGAGTATCCTTTATTTCATTATCAACCTTATGATCTTGCTTTATCCAGTAAACTCGTTAACGTAGTTCAAGAACATGATATAGAATTGTTGCATGTTCATTATGCTATTCCACATGCTTATGCAGGTTATATGGCACAACAAATGTTGAAAGATTTAGGTATAAAATTACCTATGGTGACTACCTTGCATGGTACTGATATTACCTTAGTAGGTAATCATCCTGTTTATAAACCCAGTGTAACCTTTAGTATCAATAATAGTGACGTAGTTACGTCAGTTTCTGACAGTCTTAAAAGAGACACCTTAGAATTATTTGATATTACAAAACATATCGATGTGGTGCCTAACTTCATTGATATGTCTAATTATAAAACAGAATTTACAGACTGTGACAGAACTGTCATGGCTTTTCCAGAAGAACGTATCATCACTCATGTAAGTAATATGAGACCTGTTAAACGTATCATGGATGTGGTAAAGATCTTTGAGAAGATTCAAGAAAAAATTCCTGCTATTTTAATAATGGTAGGTGATGGTCCAGAGCGTTTTGAGGCTGAAGAGTATGCTAAGTCTAAGAAATTACAATTACAAATTAAATGGGTAGGTAATAGTACTGAGATTGATCGCATCCTTTGTTTTACAGACTTATTTCTACTTCCATCAGAAAAAGAAAGTTTTGGACTTGCCGCTCTAGAAGCTATGGCAAATAAAACTCCAGTTATTTCATCTAATACTGGTGGATTACCAGAGGTTAATGAAGATGGAGTTACCGGATTTACCAGTAATGTAGGTGATGTAGACCAGATGGCTCAAAGAGCAATTCACATCTTAGAAGATGATGCTAGACTATTAGAATTTAAAAATAACGCTTTCGCGAAAGCAAAAGAATTTGACATTCAATTAATAATACCACAATATGAAAAATTATACCAAGACGTTCTCGCTACTGCTTCTAGTCATAAGTAG
- a CDS encoding glycoside hydrolase family 3 N-terminal domain-containing protein: MNRTLLQILILILAFAKAFISQAQFSTHDPLITNDSIAQKIWVDSVYNSLNQREKVGQLFMVDLFSNKGKAHVAAVRKLVEEQKIGGIIFSKGGPLQQAHLTNELQAKSKTPMLIAMDAEWGLSMRLDSTYAFPWNMTLGATPGTQSSYDVGRRIGQHCKRLGVHINFAPDVDINTNPDNPIIGNRSFGEDMYNVTDKSQAFMKGMQSTGTLACAKHFPGHGDTDQDSHKTLPTVEFSAERIDSVELYPYRKLFQEGMASVMVAHLNIPSLEPRPGYPTSISEKVVTDLLKKRMGFKGLIFTDALNMKGASNFSEPGQIDLQAFKAGNDVLLISENVPKAIDKIIAAWDTGDITDERIEHSVKKILKAKYTSGLHNYQPINTFNLINDLNTESDDVVYERAISDAVTILRNKDSILPLKNLELKKIAYVELGDDSGTVFLKELNKYTKVTQVKANQLDDLLKKLQPYNTVIIGLHRSNDSPWKGYQIKSTQLTWLYEIARTHDVVFDAFVRPYMLAQLNTVENFEGIVMSYQNSEWSQKISAQIIFGARPAVGRLPVSAGSQFNVNDGVDTPYIRRLAYGSTPSSVGLDSYRLSKIDSVANHTVNNLGAPGMQILVARRGKVVYQKNFGYHTYSKEQPVNDEDVYDIASLTKIMGTLPLVMELEEQGVVDLEDSIGTLIPELADSNKKDITIKSMLSHYARLQAWIPFYRYTLDSITSRPMSQYYRNSKSSIYNVEVAQNLFANGIIQDTIFNRIANSELRSRQEYKYSDLPYYLLKKFIEDRSKKTLHELTTNHFYKRMGMNYMGYLPLERFTKDKIVPTENDITYRGQLIHGFVHDQGAAMQGGIGGHAGLFSNANDVAKMMQMYLQNGSYGDVTYFKPKTIAKFNTCYYCDQEVRRGVGFDKPQLDEVGPTCGCVSMTSFGHSGFTGAYTWADPDSEIVYVFLSNRIFPSAENRFLLSENIRTNIQQIIYDAIID; encoded by the coding sequence ATGAATAGGACACTTTTACAAATTTTGATTTTGATTCTCGCTTTCGCGAAAGCGTTTATCTCACAAGCTCAATTCTCAACTCATGACCCATTAATTACCAATGATTCTATTGCTCAAAAAATATGGGTAGATAGTGTATATAACAGCCTGAATCAACGAGAAAAAGTGGGGCAACTGTTTATGGTAGACTTGTTTTCAAATAAAGGCAAAGCTCACGTAGCTGCCGTGAGAAAATTAGTAGAGGAACAAAAAATAGGCGGAATCATTTTCTCAAAAGGAGGCCCGTTGCAACAAGCGCATTTAACTAACGAGTTACAAGCAAAATCTAAAACACCTATGCTTATTGCGATGGATGCAGAATGGGGTTTGAGTATGCGCTTAGATAGTACATATGCATTTCCATGGAATATGACTCTAGGAGCAACACCAGGTACACAATCTAGTTATGATGTCGGGCGACGTATCGGTCAGCACTGTAAAAGATTAGGAGTCCATATTAACTTTGCACCAGATGTGGATATAAATACTAATCCAGATAATCCAATTATAGGTAATCGCAGCTTTGGTGAGGATATGTATAACGTGACTGATAAGTCGCAGGCCTTTATGAAAGGCATGCAAAGTACAGGAACATTAGCCTGTGCAAAACATTTTCCTGGACATGGAGATACAGATCAAGATAGTCATAAAACATTACCTACCGTTGAGTTTAGTGCAGAGCGTATAGATAGTGTAGAGCTGTATCCGTATCGTAAACTTTTTCAAGAAGGAATGGCTAGTGTGATGGTAGCTCATTTGAACATTCCTAGTCTAGAACCTAGGCCAGGTTACCCAACCAGTATTAGTGAAAAAGTCGTTACAGACTTGTTAAAGAAAAGAATGGGTTTTAAAGGACTTATTTTTACTGATGCCTTGAACATGAAGGGTGCTTCTAATTTTAGTGAACCTGGTCAGATAGATTTACAAGCTTTTAAAGCTGGTAATGACGTGCTGCTTATCTCTGAAAATGTTCCTAAGGCGATTGATAAAATAATTGCAGCTTGGGACACTGGTGATATTACTGATGAACGCATAGAACATTCAGTCAAAAAGATTTTGAAAGCTAAATATACATCTGGTTTACATAACTATCAACCGATAAATACTTTTAATCTTATTAATGATTTAAATACTGAAAGTGATGATGTTGTATATGAACGTGCTATATCAGACGCGGTAACGATCTTGCGCAATAAAGATTCTATTTTACCTCTTAAAAACTTAGAGCTTAAAAAGATCGCTTATGTTGAACTGGGTGATGACAGCGGTACTGTTTTTCTAAAAGAATTAAATAAATACACTAAGGTTACTCAGGTAAAAGCAAATCAGTTAGATGATTTACTTAAAAAGTTACAGCCTTATAATACGGTTATTATAGGTTTACATCGCAGTAATGATAGTCCATGGAAAGGTTATCAAATAAAATCTACTCAACTTACCTGGCTTTATGAAATAGCAAGAACGCATGATGTTGTTTTTGATGCTTTTGTAAGGCCGTATATGCTGGCACAACTTAACACTGTTGAAAATTTTGAAGGCATAGTGATGAGTTATCAAAACAGCGAGTGGAGCCAGAAAATCAGTGCTCAAATAATTTTTGGTGCTCGGCCAGCAGTGGGAAGACTGCCAGTGAGTGCAGGTAGTCAGTTTAATGTAAATGATGGTGTTGACACACCTTACATACGCCGTTTAGCATATGGAAGTACACCTAGTAGTGTAGGTTTAGATTCCTATAGGTTATCTAAGATTGATAGTGTAGCAAATCATACGGTTAACAATCTAGGTGCTCCTGGTATGCAAATACTAGTCGCACGTAGAGGTAAAGTCGTTTATCAGAAGAATTTTGGCTATCATACCTATTCTAAAGAACAGCCGGTGAATGATGAAGATGTATATGATATTGCATCGTTGACTAAAATTATGGGTACTTTGCCTTTAGTGATGGAGCTAGAAGAACAAGGTGTTGTTGATTTAGAGGATTCTATAGGGACGCTAATACCAGAGCTAGCTGATTCTAATAAAAAAGATATTACTATTAAATCAATGTTATCTCATTATGCGAGATTACAAGCCTGGATTCCTTTTTATAGATATACTTTAGATAGTATTACCTCGAGACCAATGTCGCAATATTATAGAAACTCAAAGTCCTCTATTTATAATGTAGAAGTCGCACAAAACTTATTTGCAAATGGAATTATTCAAGATACTATATTTAATCGTATCGCAAATAGTGAGTTAAGAAGCCGTCAGGAATATAAGTATAGCGATCTACCATATTACTTACTCAAAAAATTTATTGAGGATAGGTCTAAAAAAACCTTACATGAATTAACCACTAATCATTTCTATAAAAGAATGGGAATGAATTATATGGGGTATTTACCACTAGAGCGATTCACCAAAGATAAAATAGTACCTACTGAAAATGATATCACCTATCGTGGTCAATTAATTCATGGTTTTGTACATGATCAAGGCGCCGCGATGCAAGGAGGAATAGGTGGACACGCTGGGTTATTCTCTAATGCAAATGATGTAGCAAAAATGATGCAAATGTATTTGCAAAATGGAAGCTATGGAGATGTGACTTATTTTAAACCAAAAACGATTGCTAAGTTCAATACCTGCTATTATTGTGATCAAGAAGTGAGACGTGGTGTAGGTTTTGATAAACCGCAGTTAGATGAAGTAGGTCCTACTTGTGGTTGTGTGAGCATGACTAGCTTTGGACATAGTGGCTTTACAGGAGCATATACTTGGGCAGATCCTGATTCAGAAATTGTGTATGTGTTTCTCTCAAACCGTATCTTTCCTAGTGCAGAGAATAGATTTCTTCTATCTGAGAATATAAGAACTAATATCCAGCAAATCATTTATGATGCTATAATTGATTAG
- a CDS encoding outer membrane beta-barrel family protein — protein MKLYYFFFAFLIAPFVATAQNPNLNSKITISGTLVDKSTKTPLEFATVSLLSKEPGATPQGGITDIDGKYSIQVTPGTYDVKWEYITFKTLIKTDEFLSTDKDYGTIALEIDVAELDAAIVIAEKTTVDIRLDKKIYNIGKDLTVRGGSASDVLDNVPSVSVDVEGNVALRGNDNVTILIDGRPSALVGFNGAEALRQIPSDAIEKIEVITSPSARYDSEGTAGILNIILRKNKLLGFNGTMQLDTGYNPQLGLSFNGNLRSEKWNLFTNTGFRYRETPGNSSTSTEYLSTNAQNSFVNEERVFDRVGRNFFTSLGAEYFINDQSSIVANIVYRLGNDDDLNTNIIDRLDANGNLNEATLRTEAESEDDTRIQYSLDYKNDLDDNGQKITASIQYSTSIEDQNANILETETTTNTINDVERTLSEEDEQNATAQFDYVLPIGEDTQFEAGYRGNYRDISNSFYLEEQLDFPTGPLVPDAGLNNTFDYEELVNAVYGQYGKEYGKFSFLAGLRFEQTNVTIRQETVDTEDKKNYSSLFPTLNLGYEIQDGENITLGYNRRVRRPRGRFLNPFPSRSSESNVFQGNVDLDPTFTNSLDLGYLRRWKKVTLSTSIYYNRSDDNWEFIQEDTGAITDNGDPIIRRTPVNLSTQERIGYELTLTYRPFKWWTINSDFNLYRVTTDGDFNGQNFDFENTTYFARLNQKFSIPSGIDLQTRLNYRGASENAQSSNDGIFTMNLAASKDIMGDDATISLNVSDLFNSRKRQSTTITNDFITDSEFQWRERQVNLSFVYRFNQKKKNTRGDGGGGDDDFEFEG, from the coding sequence ATGAAATTATATTATTTCTTTTTTGCCTTTTTAATCGCTCCTTTTGTTGCGACAGCTCAAAATCCCAATCTCAATAGTAAAATAACCATTTCTGGTACTTTAGTGGATAAGTCTACTAAAACTCCGCTAGAATTCGCTACAGTATCTCTTTTAAGCAAGGAGCCTGGTGCAACTCCACAAGGTGGTATCACAGACATCGATGGAAAATATAGTATTCAAGTAACACCTGGTACTTATGATGTGAAATGGGAATACATCACTTTTAAAACTTTAATAAAAACAGATGAATTTCTTTCAACTGATAAAGATTATGGAACAATAGCTCTTGAGATCGATGTTGCAGAACTGGATGCGGCGATTGTAATTGCAGAGAAAACTACAGTAGACATACGACTAGATAAAAAGATTTATAATATAGGTAAAGACCTTACGGTACGTGGTGGTAGTGCTAGTGATGTATTAGATAATGTTCCATCAGTCTCTGTAGATGTAGAAGGAAATGTAGCTCTTAGAGGAAATGACAATGTAACTATTTTAATCGACGGAAGACCTAGTGCTCTGGTAGGTTTTAATGGTGCCGAAGCTTTAAGGCAAATTCCATCTGACGCCATTGAGAAGATTGAAGTAATTACTTCACCTAGCGCACGTTATGATTCTGAAGGTACTGCTGGTATATTAAATATTATTCTAAGGAAAAATAAATTATTAGGTTTTAATGGTACGATGCAATTAGATACAGGATATAATCCTCAATTAGGATTATCTTTTAACGGTAACTTGCGTAGTGAGAAATGGAACTTATTTACTAATACTGGTTTCAGATATAGAGAAACACCTGGTAACAGTAGTACAAGCACAGAATACCTATCTACAAATGCCCAAAATAGTTTTGTAAATGAAGAACGAGTTTTTGATCGAGTAGGTAGAAATTTCTTTACCAGCCTAGGTGCAGAATATTTTATAAATGATCAGTCCAGTATTGTTGCAAATATTGTTTATCGATTAGGTAATGATGATGATTTAAACACTAATATTATTGATCGTTTAGATGCTAATGGTAACTTAAATGAAGCAACCCTACGTACTGAGGCAGAATCAGAGGATGACACACGCATCCAGTATTCATTAGATTACAAAAATGATCTTGATGATAACGGCCAGAAAATTACAGCTAGCATTCAATACTCTACATCAATAGAGGATCAAAATGCAAATATCTTAGAGACTGAAACAACCACAAATACTATTAATGATGTGGAGAGAACACTAAGTGAGGAAGATGAGCAAAATGCTACAGCACAATTTGACTATGTCTTACCTATAGGTGAAGACACTCAGTTTGAGGCAGGTTATCGAGGTAACTACCGTGATATAAGTAATTCTTTTTATTTAGAGGAACAATTAGATTTCCCTACAGGTCCACTGGTGCCTGATGCTGGTCTTAATAATACTTTTGATTATGAAGAATTAGTAAATGCTGTGTATGGGCAATATGGTAAGGAATACGGTAAATTTTCTTTCCTTGCTGGTTTAAGATTTGAACAAACTAATGTTACTATAAGACAGGAAACTGTCGATACTGAAGATAAGAAAAATTACAGCAGCTTATTCCCTACTCTTAATCTAGGTTATGAAATTCAAGATGGTGAAAATATTACACTAGGATACAACAGACGTGTAAGAAGACCTCGTGGTCGATTCTTAAATCCCTTCCCTAGTAGATCTAGTGAATCTAATGTGTTTCAAGGTAATGTCGATCTAGACCCTACTTTTACAAACTCTTTAGATTTAGGGTATTTAAGAAGATGGAAAAAAGTAACCTTAAGCACTTCTATTTATTACAACCGTAGTGATGATAACTGGGAATTTATACAAGAAGATACTGGTGCCATTACTGATAATGGAGACCCTATTATAAGACGCACACCGGTTAACCTATCAACACAAGAACGTATAGGATATGAATTAACTCTTACCTATAGACCATTTAAATGGTGGACCATCAATTCTGATTTCAACTTGTATAGAGTCACAACAGATGGTGATTTTAATGGTCAAAATTTTGACTTTGAAAACACTACTTATTTTGCTAGATTAAATCAAAAATTTAGTATCCCATCTGGTATCGATTTACAAACTAGATTAAATTATCGAGGCGCATCAGAGAATGCACAAAGTAGTAATGATGGAATCTTCACTATGAATCTTGCTGCGAGTAAAGATATTATGGGAGATGATGCTACTATATCACTAAATGTTAGCGATTTATTTAATAGTCGTAAAAGACAAAGTACTACGATAACTAATGATTTTATAACAGATAGTGAATTTCAATGGAGAGAAAGACAAGTTAACTTAAGTTTTGTGTATAGATTTAATCAAAAAAAGAAAAATACTCGCGGAGATGGTGGTGGCGGTGATGATGATTTTGAATTTGAAGGATAG
- the prfB gene encoding peptide chain release factor 2: protein MITIDQLKALQERVIALKDYLQIEAKEIEITNLEEKTFSPDFWNDAKAAELIMKELRNKKQWTTDYATATTLAEDTEVLYEFYKEGDATEEEVLAKYNAAIEITEKLEFKNMLSNEGDDMSAVLQITAGAGGTESCDWAEMLMRMYMMWAQKNGYKVKELNFQAGDVAGIKTVTLEIEGDYSFGWLKGENGVHRLVRISPFDSNAKRHTSFASVYVYPLADDTIEIDINPADIKWDFARSSGAGGQNVNKVETKAILTHHPSGIVIHNSETRSQLENREKAMQMLKSQLFEIELQKRNAARDEIESGKMKIEWGSQIRNYVMHPYKLVKDVRTGHETGNVDAVMNGDIDAFLKAFLMESGQEKPSDEL, encoded by the coding sequence ATGATCACAATAGATCAGCTCAAAGCGTTACAAGAACGCGTTATAGCCTTAAAAGATTACCTACAAATAGAAGCAAAAGAAATCGAGATTACTAATCTTGAAGAGAAGACGTTTTCTCCAGATTTCTGGAATGATGCAAAGGCTGCTGAACTGATTATGAAAGAATTGCGTAATAAAAAGCAATGGACCACAGATTATGCCACGGCTACAACTCTAGCCGAAGACACTGAAGTACTTTATGAATTCTATAAAGAAGGTGATGCTACTGAAGAAGAAGTGCTGGCAAAATATAATGCGGCTATTGAAATAACTGAAAAACTCGAATTTAAAAACATGCTTTCTAATGAAGGTGATGATATGAGTGCTGTCTTACAAATAACAGCTGGCGCTGGTGGAACAGAGTCTTGTGACTGGGCAGAAATGTTAATGAGAATGTACATGATGTGGGCGCAAAAAAATGGTTACAAAGTAAAAGAGCTCAACTTTCAAGCTGGTGATGTAGCAGGTATTAAAACAGTCACATTAGAAATCGAAGGTGATTATAGTTTTGGGTGGTTAAAAGGAGAGAATGGTGTGCATCGATTAGTGCGCATATCGCCCTTTGATTCTAATGCAAAACGCCACACTTCTTTTGCCTCGGTTTATGTATATCCTCTTGCAGATGATACCATAGAAATAGATATTAATCCAGCAGATATTAAGTGGGATTTTGCAAGATCAAGTGGTGCTGGTGGACAAAACGTCAACAAGGTTGAAACTAAAGCGATATTAACGCACCATCCATCTGGTATTGTTATTCATAATTCTGAAACCAGATCTCAATTAGAAAATCGCGAAAAAGCAATGCAAATGTTGAAATCTCAACTTTTTGAAATTGAACTTCAAAAAAGAAATGCTGCAAGAGATGAGATAGAATCTGGTAAAATGAAAATAGAATGGGGCTCGCAAATACGTAACTATGTAATGCACCCTTATAAGTTAGTTAAAGACGTAAGAACAGGTCACGAAACAGGAAATGTGGATGCCGTTATGAACGGTGATATCGATGCGTTTCTTAAAGCCTTCTTAATGGAAAGTGGTCAAGAAAAACCATCTGATGAGCTATAA